One genomic window of Nicotiana sylvestris chromosome 10, ASM39365v2, whole genome shotgun sequence includes the following:
- the LOC138880266 gene encoding uncharacterized protein, which produces MSGLRMPAGLPRDPCGLKAGSQATAPMLLRYLHRMESVVSAQPTTCAVSLHSPKKQGKYAHAIVDMKRSVSLRQIRAKARTKQKYDFDAGESSRPIKQADRKRKVIVFDDDFVEDVPISKPGKKAKLFKKTCFGYLLSFSNLCMQNQAINLLMKYQLKSSDASYFSAELKGERLNFGLIEFAVITGLRCHIEVTDFGYTPNYVSKIMSSYFPNKIKVEKTYLKQIVTNKSWVNDEDTVKLCILYLIEFCICPSERDHIGLVDHFRFYLVESDQYESFPWGIQSYRQLIKSVRHMLNPFVHFYLIQEFPLAMQIWLAVIEGKMIKPEWMKFTNINESPKELSVMPLPDKFKYIIEEFEHVSKNPKVDAPPLEPKDSIGKEGKESILRKIRKLKRGVEKIDEKLEDFWKDFAGSSTKNFDQQKDKNNQQFLFNSGEPVQSIKLHIHGVTEREDMHAQSPIHRVTIAAQREQLNPEDDNVGEEAEYVNVGDSEESRGEKNEVTLDDFELPDNFSLLVKFGEPIQDETTPVHQGRTKQPRKHARSPFLPLYSSSGSTLVGPQFFHLKHPFTSVIGQNVDPELLDQFHKWLYHGTDTGPKRRKAPYSIKGQLIKPWLDLGVEKVDKKEWFFSLAHPGQVLNDSHINIIMYYLRKRGKYGPHNKTRFTTTDCVFKTRIDQIYEKFQSSPQEKKFSVVKPQDVVAKYILGYRLLANVAWDEVDYVIMPVNIVEIFHWVLVIFDIAERFYGKRKDINFKNTKAYIEKAVTDPLNIQCIVGEIPQQKEGSLNCGVFVTTFAEYVSIGELSIPPEDLSDIDQHRRCYGALLWDYARKKQEHGATSDSKVTCKLARRKGAPALNEKTRIERKKK; this is translated from the exons accacatgtgctg TATCACTACATTCACCCAAAAAGCAAGGGAAATATGCACATGCAATTGTAGATATGAAGCGCAGTGTTTCTCTGCGTCAAATCAGGGCTAAAgctagaactaaacaaaaatatgATTTCGATGCTGGAGAATCTTCGAGGCCAATCAAACAAGCGGATAGGAAACGAAAAGTGATAGTGTTCGATGATGATTTTGTAGAAGATGTGCCTATCAGTAAACCTGGAAAGAAAGCTAAG CTGTTCAAAAAGACATGTTTTGGTTATTTACTGTCATTTTCcaatttatgcatgcaaaatcaagctaTTAATCTTCTTATGAAGTATCAATTGAAATCATCCGATGCTTCCTATTTTTCAGCTGAGTTAAAAGGTGAGAGGTTAAATTTTGGATTGATAGAATTTGCAGTAATAACTGGTCTTAGATGTCATATTGAGGTGACAGACTTTGGTTACACTCCTAATTATGTCAGTAAGATAATGAGCAGTTACTTTCCAAATAAGATAAAAGTGGAGAAGACATACCTAAAACAGATAGTAACCAACAAAAGTTGGGTCAATGATGAGGATACAGTAAAGTTATGTATTCTATATCTCATAGAATTCTGCATTTGTCCTTCAGAGAGAGACCATATTGGATTGGTAGATCATTTTAGGTTTTATTTGGTGGAATCCGATCAGTACGAGTCATTTCCATGGGGTATTCAGTCTTACAGACAGTTGATCAAATCAGTTAGGCACATGCTAAATCCTTTCGTTCATTTTTATCTCATTCAAGAATTCCCACTAGCCATGCAA ATTTGGTTAGCTGTAATTGAAGGAAAAATGATCAAGCCTGAATGGATGAAG TTCACCAACATAAATGAATCACCTAAAGAGCTTTCGGTGATGCCTTTGCCTGATAAATTTAAGTACATAATTGAAGAGTTTGAACATGTTTCTAAGAATCCAAAAGTTGATGCTCCTCCATTGGAACCCAAAGATTCAATTGGAAAAGAGGGAAAAGAGTCTATTCTTCGTAAAATAAGAAAGTTAAAAAGAGGTGTTGAGAAG ATTGATGAAAAGcttgaagatttttggaaagat TTTGCTGGGAGTTCAACCAAAAATTTTGACCAACAAAAAGACAAGAACAATCAGCAATTTCTGTTCAATAGTGGTGAACCAGTGCAG TCTATTAAATTACATATACATGGTGTTACAGAGAGGGAAGATATGCATGCACAATCTCCTATTCACAGAGTGACAATAGCAGCTCAAAGAGAACAGCTGAATCCGGAAGATGACAATGTAGGTGAAGAGGCAGAGTATGTGAATGTAGGTGATTCAGAAGAATCCAGAGGTGAGAAGAACGAGGTTACGCTTGATGATTTCGAGCTGCCTGATAACTTCTCCCTGTTGGTTAAGTTCGGCGAGCCTATACAAGATGAAACAACACCCGTGCATCAAGGTAGAACAAAGCAGCCGAGAAAGCATGCCCGATCACCATTTCTGCCTTTATACAGTTCTAGTGGCAGCACCTTGGTTGGACCTCAATTTTTTCACCTCAAGCACCCATTTACTAGTGTTATTGGTCAAAATGTAGACCCTGAGTTGTTGGATCAATTCCATAAGTGGTTATACCACGGTACCGACACAGGTCCAAAGAG GAGGAAGGCTCCATATTCTATAAAAGGACAACTAATTAAGCCATGGTTGGATCTTGGAGTTGAAAAGGTTGATAAGAAGGAGTGGTTCTTTTCCTTGGCACACCCAGGACAAGTCCTCAATGACTCG CACATTAATATTATAATGTATTACTTGAGAAAAAGAGGCAAGTATGGCCCCCACAACAAGACCAGGTTTACTACAACAGATTGTGTGTTCAAGACTAGGATTGATCAGATTTATGAAAAGTTCCAAAGTTCTCCTCAAGAAAAGAAGTTTTCTGTTGTCAAACCCCAGGACGTTGTAGCAAAATATATATTGGGGTATAGACTACTCGCAAATGTTGCATGGGATGAAGTTGATTATGTCATCATGCCCGTCAACATTGTAGAAATATTTCACTGGGTGTTGGTTATTTTTGACATTGCAGAAAG GTTTTATGGGAAGCGTAAAgacatcaacttcaagaatacAAAAGCATACATTGAGAAAGCTGTTACCGACCCTCTTAACATTCAGTGTATCGTCGGAGAGATACCACAGCAAAAAGAAGGGTCACT CAATTGTGGTGTATTTGTTACTACCTTTGCAGAGTATGTTagtattggagaattatcaattcCGCCAGAAGACCTTTCTGATATTGACCAACACCGTAGATGCTATGGAGCACTACTTTGGGACTATGCTAGAAAGAAGCAGGAGCATGGGGCAACTAGTGATAGTAAGGTGACATGCAAATTGGCAAGGAGGAAAGGTGCACCGGCTTTGAATGAGAAAACTCGAATCGAGAGGAAGAAGAAGTAG